The proteins below are encoded in one region of Halorhodospira halochloris:
- a CDS encoding complex I subunit 5 family protein, translated as MIWLIEQLPLLTILASLLTAVIIFMLRDRRRRARTFWNLFGAVTKLVLVVFMLYAVISGVELEVVWLVLPDLSFRLAADPLALLFVMLSASLWLVTTIYAIGYLEGSGQRARFFGFFSLCVAATTGIALANNLFTFFIFYEALTLATYPLVVHRGHPAALQAGRIYLTYTLGGGALLLVGAVMLHTAVGDQPFTPGGVEAVALWAADSPLMATLVIGLMLAGVGVKAALVPLHSWLPIAMVAPAPVSALLHAVAVVKAGAFGVIRIVQDIYGAEIAFELGITPVLAVLAAITIIYGSLRALAQTDIKRRLAFSTVSQVSYITLGVAAGGPLALIGGVAHLVHQGLMKITLFFCAGNYSETLGISRIDQLNGVGWRMPWTSVAFTVGALGMVGLPPLAGFISKWYLGLGALQQGSYWVLAVLVLSTLLNAAYFLPVIRRIWLLPAAPIGLKRHDSGKLESHAWLLYPALITAFAALFAGAFAASQWSPLSWAERIVEQEYPLDER; from the coding sequence GTGATCTGGCTTATCGAGCAGCTGCCGTTATTGACTATTCTGGCCTCACTGCTTACCGCGGTGATCATCTTCATGTTGCGCGACAGGCGCCGAAGAGCGCGGACGTTCTGGAATCTGTTCGGTGCTGTTACCAAGCTGGTCTTGGTTGTATTTATGCTCTACGCGGTAATCAGTGGAGTTGAGCTGGAGGTTGTGTGGCTAGTGTTGCCCGACCTGTCATTTAGACTGGCCGCCGACCCCCTAGCTCTGCTGTTCGTGATGCTTTCTGCCAGCCTGTGGCTAGTTACCACTATCTATGCGATCGGTTATCTAGAGGGGTCAGGCCAGCGGGCGCGGTTTTTCGGGTTCTTCTCCCTCTGTGTGGCTGCTACAACCGGCATAGCCCTGGCAAATAACCTTTTCACTTTCTTCATTTTTTACGAGGCCTTGACCCTCGCAACCTATCCTTTGGTAGTCCACAGGGGCCATCCAGCAGCCCTCCAGGCCGGCCGAATCTACCTCACTTATACACTCGGGGGCGGGGCGCTATTGTTGGTCGGCGCAGTAATGCTCCACACCGCAGTAGGCGATCAGCCGTTTACCCCGGGTGGAGTTGAGGCAGTGGCGCTCTGGGCGGCCGACTCACCACTGATGGCGACCTTGGTTATTGGTTTAATGCTCGCTGGAGTTGGGGTTAAGGCGGCGCTAGTACCGCTGCATTCGTGGTTGCCCATTGCTATGGTGGCACCAGCGCCGGTGAGCGCACTGCTCCATGCGGTAGCGGTCGTCAAGGCCGGGGCGTTTGGGGTGATACGGATTGTACAGGATATATATGGTGCTGAAATCGCCTTTGAGCTTGGGATTACGCCGGTTCTTGCGGTGTTGGCAGCCATCACCATAATCTACGGTTCCCTGCGGGCATTGGCACAGACCGATATCAAGCGCCGGCTGGCTTTTTCCACGGTCAGTCAGGTCTCCTACATAACCTTAGGGGTGGCGGCGGGTGGCCCCCTGGCGTTGATTGGAGGCGTTGCCCATCTGGTTCACCAGGGGCTTATGAAAATTACCTTGTTCTTCTGTGCAGGTAATTATTCAGAAACACTCGGTATAAGCCGGATAGATCAGCTTAACGGGGTTGGTTGGCGCATGCCCTGGACCTCGGTCGCCTTCACTGTCGGGGCGCTAGGTATGGTCGGACTGCCTCCTTTAGCCGGTTTTATAAGCAAGTGGTATCTGGGGCTTGGTGCTTTGCAGCAGGGGAGCTATTGGGTTCTCGCCGTTTTGGTGCTAAGCACCTTGCTCAATGCTGCCTATTTCTTACCGGTGATAAGGCGTATATGGTTATTGCCGGCAGCCCCAATCGGGCTTAAAAGACACGATAGTGGCAAGTTGGAGTCGCACGCCTGGCTGCTTTACCCGGCGCTGATTACTGCCTTTGCGGCACTTTTTGCAGGGGCATTTGCGGCCTCGCAATGGTCGCCGCTGAGCTGGGCGGAAAGGATTGTCGAGCAGGAGTATCCGCTGGATGAACGCTGA
- a CDS encoding monovalent cation/H+ antiporter complex subunit F has product MENIYTGLALFLLLNLLAGLFRVYHGPSAADRMLAALLFGTTTVAVLLLLAQTMQEPALRDVALLFTLLAAVIAIAFTRLPRRSVGRSER; this is encoded by the coding sequence ATGGAAAACATCTATACAGGGCTGGCGTTGTTTTTGTTGCTGAACCTGCTCGCCGGCTTGTTCAGGGTTTACCACGGACCTAGTGCCGCAGATCGCATGTTGGCTGCACTGCTCTTTGGTACGACCACGGTTGCGGTGCTTTTGTTGCTCGCTCAAACCATGCAAGAGCCTGCGTTGCGTGATGTTGCCCTGTTGTTTACTTTGCTTGCGGCAGTGATAGCTATTGCCTTTACTAGGCTACCAAGGCGGTCTGTAGGGCGCAGTGAAAGATGA
- a CDS encoding Na/Pi cotransporter family protein produces MSRTEKPSSIGSTHVAVSNKPQADSPAWLRGIYAGLCLYLFLAALKIMGSGLGTFGEESDFLIRAFEYGKNPFIAFLGAVLVTAIVQSSSFTSALIVTLVATGEMTLGTAVFAIMGANIGTSVTALIVALANIRIRRNFRRSFTAALLHDFFNILTVLVIFPLEWITSIFHEQGRGIVTQAAAGVADLIGLPEVARPNDPVSVATAPLVNFVDGAGAMFMPTSMAQGIFVGIAGLIIMLISLIMMVKNLRGALLRYMDGLFRTYFFRTDPRSYGIGILSTVMVQSSTITTSLMVPLAGAGVVPMKRVFPFMMGSNLGTTVTSVIAATANPVAAAMTVAMFHVLFNLTGSLIWYPLRWVPIKIASWYGRLAGRKPSYAFLFLFLLFVVTPLVGLTLTELLVIHR; encoded by the coding sequence ATGTCACGAACAGAGAAACCATCGAGCATCGGCAGCACCCACGTTGCAGTGAGCAACAAACCTCAAGCTGATTCCCCCGCCTGGCTGCGTGGCATCTATGCCGGCCTGTGCCTATACCTTTTTTTGGCGGCCCTAAAAATTATGGGTTCTGGGCTGGGGACCTTTGGCGAAGAGAGCGACTTTCTGATAAGGGCGTTCGAGTACGGCAAAAACCCCTTTATTGCCTTTCTTGGCGCAGTATTAGTTACCGCTATAGTGCAGAGTTCATCTTTCACCTCGGCCCTAATAGTAACCCTAGTGGCAACCGGGGAGATGACTCTAGGCACAGCTGTCTTCGCCATAATGGGCGCAAATATCGGCACCTCGGTAACTGCTCTGATCGTAGCCTTGGCAAACATCCGCATCAGACGCAACTTCCGTCGCTCATTCACCGCAGCCTTACTCCACGACTTTTTCAATATACTAACAGTATTGGTTATATTCCCGCTGGAATGGATTACCAGTATTTTCCATGAGCAGGGACGAGGCATAGTAACTCAGGCGGCTGCGGGAGTTGCCGACTTAATCGGACTACCCGAGGTTGCCCGCCCCAATGATCCGGTGAGCGTTGCCACCGCCCCACTGGTCAATTTTGTCGACGGCGCCGGCGCCATGTTCATGCCAACTAGCATGGCCCAGGGCATTTTCGTCGGCATAGCGGGCCTAATAATAATGCTTATCAGCCTGATCATGATGGTTAAAAACCTGCGCGGCGCCTTGCTGCGCTACATGGACGGGCTATTTCGCACCTATTTTTTCCGCACCGACCCGCGCTCCTATGGCATCGGCATCTTATCAACGGTAATGGTTCAGTCGAGCACCATCACCACTAGCTTAATGGTCCCCCTGGCCGGGGCGGGCGTGGTACCGATGAAAAGGGTTTTCCCATTCATGATGGGATCCAACTTGGGCACTACTGTCACCAGTGTTATTGCAGCAACCGCCAACCCGGTTGCTGCGGCAATGACAGTAGCCATGTTTCATGTATTGTTTAACCTAACAGGTTCCCTTATTTGGTATCCGCTGCGCTGGGTACCAATTAAGATCGCCAGTTGGTATGGTAGATTGGCTGGGCGTAAGCCGAGTTACGCCTTCCTGTTTCTGTTTTTGCTGTTCGTGGTAACACCGCTAGTCGGCTTAACCCTTACAGAATTATTGGTAATTCACAGGTGA
- the hemH gene encoding ferrochelatase, with the protein MRLYSNKSSFSHDEMPVLGVLVANLGTPDEPTTNALRRYLREFLGDPRVIEIPKWRWWPILFGLVLRTRPPKSAAAYQQVWREDGSPLLKIGERQVEGIQRRLQELADAGPFAVELGMRYGNPSISAALRRLREAGAQRILVLPLYPQYSATTTGSTFDAVAKELMRWRWVPELRMIGQYHDDPGYLDALVASIRQHWAENGRGERLLFSFHGMPQRYLLNGDPYYCQCHKTARLLAERLELPAGSWDICFQSRFGKEEWLKPYTDETVITLAREHGVKHVDVVCPGFSADCLETLEEIAEENREYFEENGGERLSYIPALNCRQDHIDALVRIILHHAQGWPEARLDRDWDQEQELLRASAQRAKQMGAES; encoded by the coding sequence ATGAGACTTTATTCGAACAAGAGCTCTTTTAGTCACGACGAGATGCCGGTATTGGGCGTTCTAGTTGCTAATCTGGGAACCCCAGATGAGCCGACAACTAACGCCCTGCGCCGCTATCTACGGGAATTCCTGGGCGATCCGCGGGTCATCGAAATCCCCAAATGGCGTTGGTGGCCGATCCTGTTCGGCTTGGTTTTGCGAACTCGCCCCCCGAAATCGGCAGCGGCCTATCAGCAGGTTTGGCGTGAGGACGGGTCACCGCTGCTAAAGATTGGTGAACGCCAAGTTGAAGGCATCCAACGTCGCTTGCAGGAGCTGGCAGATGCTGGCCCTTTCGCCGTTGAGCTGGGGATGCGCTACGGCAATCCGTCTATTTCGGCGGCGTTGCGCCGCTTACGCGAGGCCGGCGCGCAGCGGATATTGGTCTTGCCGCTTTATCCACAGTACTCGGCTACAACTACCGGGTCGACGTTTGATGCTGTGGCCAAAGAGCTCATGCGCTGGCGCTGGGTGCCGGAGCTGCGCATGATTGGCCAATACCATGACGACCCAGGCTATCTCGACGCCCTGGTTGCATCGATTCGCCAACACTGGGCCGAAAATGGTCGCGGTGAGCGGTTGCTGTTCTCATTTCACGGTATGCCGCAACGTTATCTACTCAACGGCGATCCCTACTACTGCCAATGCCATAAAACTGCGCGCTTGCTGGCTGAAAGGCTTGAACTCCCTGCAGGGAGCTGGGATATCTGCTTTCAGTCTCGTTTCGGTAAGGAGGAGTGGCTAAAGCCTTACACCGATGAGACAGTGATTACCTTAGCTCGAGAGCATGGTGTCAAGCACGTAGATGTGGTTTGCCCGGGGTTCTCGGCCGACTGCCTGGAAACACTTGAGGAGATCGCTGAGGAAAATCGCGAATACTTCGAGGAGAATGGAGGAGAGCGCCTCTCCTATATTCCCGCGCTCAACTGCCGTCAGGATCACATAGATGCCCTGGTAAGAATTATCTTGCACCACGCTCAGGGGTGGCCAGAGGCCCGTCTTGACCGTGACTGGGATCAAGAGCAGGAGCTTCTGCGTGCTAGTGCACAGCGCGCTAAGCAAATGGGCGCCGAATCCTGA
- a CDS encoding complex I subunit 5 family protein, with protein sequence MSLLPSLPLAFFLPLLTALLVFLVGMRRAPWLPLLGALATVLVVADIAISVALDGPQRHHLGGWEPPLGVELYADGLAALMVLLTALVGLAVTLYAGPYLRGKGHSGEHFWPLWLIQWATLNGIFLSADLFNLYVMLELLTLTATPLAAMAADRSALGAALRYLLLALLGSLAYLLGVALLYGSTGSLHLHEVGELLQADAAAAVAAALITAGLFAKAAIFPLHIWLMPAHSNAPAPASAALSALVAKAAVYLLLRLWLWVFPVLLTAPMGWLIGGLGATAVLYGALQALRQNRLKPLIAYSTIAQLGYLLLLLPLVVVPAAATYAWHGVAYQALVHGLAKAAAFLAAGNVIYCLGNDRLEGLRGLTPYLSISLLALGLAFAALMGMPPTGGFLAKWLILTGALGSGQWVWAIVLILGSLLAGAYAFRVLSVAHASPPYGWIEIYPPRPVPLVMQLTPLMLALLAVVMGISAVPVLNLLDQGAPEVLP encoded by the coding sequence TTGAGCCTCTTACCCTCTCTGCCACTGGCCTTTTTCCTGCCGCTGCTCACCGCGCTGCTGGTCTTTTTGGTAGGGATGCGGCGGGCGCCTTGGTTGCCGCTGCTCGGGGCATTGGCAACGGTGCTGGTGGTTGCCGACATAGCTATTAGTGTCGCCCTTGATGGGCCGCAGCGCCACCACCTAGGCGGGTGGGAGCCTCCGCTAGGTGTCGAGTTATACGCCGATGGGCTAGCAGCCTTGATGGTCTTGCTGACTGCCCTAGTGGGGTTGGCAGTGACCCTTTATGCGGGCCCCTATCTGCGCGGTAAGGGCCATAGCGGGGAACATTTCTGGCCGCTATGGTTGATTCAGTGGGCAACCCTGAACGGGATTTTTCTGTCCGCAGACTTGTTCAATCTTTACGTGATGCTCGAGCTGCTTACCTTGACCGCTACGCCGCTAGCGGCTATGGCAGCTGACCGTTCCGCCCTTGGTGCGGCATTACGTTATTTGTTGCTGGCACTGCTCGGCTCTCTCGCCTATCTTTTGGGCGTCGCCCTGCTATATGGTTCAACCGGCAGTCTCCACTTGCATGAGGTGGGTGAACTGCTGCAGGCGGATGCCGCTGCGGCGGTAGCGGCGGCATTGATAACTGCCGGCTTGTTTGCCAAGGCGGCCATCTTTCCCTTGCACATTTGGCTTATGCCGGCCCACAGCAATGCCCCTGCGCCGGCTAGTGCAGCGCTCTCGGCGCTGGTTGCCAAGGCAGCTGTCTATCTATTGTTGCGCCTATGGCTGTGGGTATTTCCAGTGCTATTGACAGCGCCTATGGGCTGGTTGATCGGTGGTCTCGGGGCTACTGCAGTGCTCTATGGTGCCCTGCAGGCCTTGCGGCAAAATCGACTTAAGCCGCTGATTGCATACTCGACTATAGCTCAGCTGGGGTATCTGCTGTTGTTGTTGCCACTGGTGGTCGTGCCGGCTGCGGCAACCTACGCTTGGCACGGTGTCGCCTACCAGGCCCTAGTCCACGGCCTGGCCAAAGCCGCGGCATTCCTAGCGGCCGGGAACGTAATATACTGTCTTGGCAATGACCGCCTAGAGGGGCTGCGTGGCCTGACGCCCTACCTGTCCATTAGCCTGCTAGCCTTGGGTTTGGCTTTTGCTGCCTTGATGGGTATGCCGCCAACCGGAGGTTTTCTTGCCAAATGGCTAATCCTAACTGGCGCGTTGGGTTCCGGTCAGTGGGTTTGGGCGATTGTGTTGATTCTCGGTTCGCTGCTTGCCGGTGCTTATGCCTTTCGGGTGCTATCAGTGGCACATGCCTCACCGCCCTACGGCTGGATAGAGATATATCCGCCACGGCCTGTGCCACTAGTTATGCAGCTTACACCGTTGATGCTCGCCCTGTTAGCGGTAGTAATGGGGATAAGTGCGGTCCCCGTGCTCAATCTCCTTGATCAGGGTGCGCCGGAGGTGCTGCCGTGA
- a CDS encoding Na+/H+ antiporter subunit E, with protein MAGENVRRFAKALVLVLLLWLIMTGGELGGAFGVATVVIAAGGALLYLGRWTHRWRWLRLPGFVLFFVSRSFVGGLDVGYRALHPGLPVHPAWIRYKLSLPIGEPRVVMVAVVSLLPGTLAADLYSDELIIHGVTPSAESEVRRLEEKIRYFYALDEVVPTQKAS; from the coding sequence ATGGCCGGAGAGAACGTGCGCCGATTTGCCAAGGCGCTAGTACTGGTCCTCTTGCTGTGGTTGATCATGACCGGCGGCGAACTGGGCGGTGCATTTGGTGTTGCCACGGTGGTTATCGCTGCTGGCGGGGCTTTGTTGTATCTAGGTAGGTGGACTCATCGCTGGCGGTGGTTGCGCCTACCCGGCTTTGTCTTGTTCTTTGTTTCTAGGTCCTTTGTCGGTGGATTAGATGTTGGTTATCGTGCCCTTCACCCTGGGTTACCGGTTCACCCCGCGTGGATACGCTATAAGTTGTCGTTGCCGATCGGGGAGCCGCGCGTGGTCATGGTTGCTGTGGTAAGCCTGTTGCCGGGCACTTTGGCCGCGGATCTCTATAGCGATGAGCTGATCATCCACGGTGTGACCCCCAGTGCTGAGAGCGAGGTGCGGCGACTCGAGGAGAAGATTCGTTATTTCTATGCCCTTGATGAGGTTGTGCCGACGCAAAAGGCTTCTTAA
- a CDS encoding complex I subunit 5 family protein produces MNAEQWLLLLPLLAPLAIAPLLGRGRLFWSWTLVVIGLMLPLFAFASGAQVELPWALLQARFSVDQIAEPLLILAGPLWAAAVVSAWCQMRDDIHRGAFMAALAVVLAALYGVLTAADLASFYFAYALMTFAAYPLVVHYRTPVAFRAGRVYLTMAVLAEGAVLSAVLLLSAGVGNPLLAEVPGIVAEHPRKELLVGLLLLGFAVKAGAFPLHVWLPLAHPAAPVAASALLSGLVVKAALIAWLRMLPLGEVGLPFYGGLLMAAGIVTVVYANAVGIVQARPKTVLAYSTVSQMGLLLLAVGMALCYPQIAPAVFGGALLFAVHHGLAKGALFLACGLSSSGRGWYMLLPAMAIAGVPLSSGALAKAAIKDGAYQLPAGELLTAFLGVASVLTTLLLLRFLWVAWSGRGVGHESDGRVQQLAVLGLIASSLCLPWLVAAHWDFTQVNSAITGQAVFEAAWPVLVGLGGAGIFGALFWSAGAPLLPRLPEGDWIKPAMLWGVRSGYFIRRHWRNRPRLPSAPSPTLLSARLFAAIESRLFALAMAGALFLALVLGISLIGLFAGENP; encoded by the coding sequence ATGAACGCTGAGCAATGGTTGCTATTGCTGCCTCTACTGGCGCCGCTGGCAATTGCCCCATTGCTGGGGCGGGGCAGGCTGTTTTGGTCCTGGACCTTGGTAGTGATAGGTCTGATGTTGCCGTTATTCGCTTTTGCCTCCGGCGCTCAGGTCGAATTACCTTGGGCTCTGTTGCAAGCTCGTTTCAGTGTTGATCAGATAGCTGAGCCACTGCTGATCCTTGCTGGGCCGCTGTGGGCTGCAGCAGTTGTCTCGGCCTGGTGCCAGATGCGCGATGACATTCATCGCGGCGCTTTTATGGCCGCACTGGCAGTGGTTTTAGCGGCGCTATACGGCGTTCTTACAGCAGCTGATCTGGCCAGCTTCTACTTCGCCTATGCGTTAATGACCTTTGCCGCCTATCCCCTGGTTGTTCACTACCGCACTCCGGTTGCTTTTCGTGCTGGCAGGGTCTATTTGACTATGGCGGTTTTGGCTGAAGGGGCTGTGCTCAGCGCCGTTCTGCTGCTTTCTGCCGGGGTAGGGAACCCACTTCTGGCCGAGGTGCCGGGCATAGTCGCTGAACACCCGCGCAAGGAGTTGTTAGTTGGCCTTTTGTTGCTTGGCTTTGCGGTTAAGGCCGGCGCCTTTCCACTCCATGTTTGGTTGCCCTTGGCCCATCCCGCTGCGCCGGTCGCAGCGAGTGCGCTCCTCTCAGGGTTAGTGGTTAAAGCTGCTCTGATCGCTTGGTTGCGGATGCTGCCCCTCGGTGAGGTAGGCTTGCCTTTTTATGGTGGTCTGCTCATGGCCGCCGGCATTGTTACCGTAGTCTATGCCAATGCCGTCGGTATTGTGCAGGCTCGGCCCAAGACGGTTTTGGCTTACTCAACGGTCAGTCAAATGGGGCTCCTACTGCTGGCGGTGGGTATGGCGTTATGCTATCCGCAAATCGCCCCTGCAGTGTTTGGTGGGGCCTTGTTGTTTGCTGTGCATCATGGTCTGGCTAAGGGCGCATTGTTCCTCGCTTGTGGGCTGAGTAGTAGCGGCCGGGGATGGTATATGCTCTTGCCTGCTATGGCTATTGCTGGGGTGCCGTTAAGTAGTGGCGCATTGGCTAAGGCGGCAATCAAGGATGGAGCCTACCAGTTGCCAGCCGGAGAATTGCTGACGGCTTTTCTGGGCGTCGCCTCCGTCCTAACCACCTTGCTTTTGCTGCGCTTTTTGTGGGTAGCCTGGAGCGGTAGGGGCGTTGGCCATGAGTCCGACGGGAGAGTCCAGCAACTGGCAGTGCTTGGCCTAATAGCTTCGTCATTGTGTCTGCCCTGGCTGGTTGCCGCTCATTGGGATTTTACGCAAGTAAACTCTGCTATTACCGGCCAAGCAGTTTTCGAAGCAGCCTGGCCAGTACTGGTAGGTCTAGGGGGGGCTGGCATTTTTGGCGCCTTGTTCTGGTCTGCTGGCGCCCCTTTACTGCCGCGTCTGCCTGAGGGCGACTGGATCAAGCCGGCAATGCTCTGGGGCGTGCGCAGTGGCTATTTTATCCGGCGCCATTGGCGCAACCGTCCGCGTCTGCCGAGCGCCCCATCGCCGACTTTGCTCAGCGCGCGTCTCTTCGCAGCTATTGAGAGTAGGCTCTTTGCCCTGGCTATGGCCGGCGCTCTATTTTTGGCCTTGGTCCTTGGTATCAGCCTTATAGGCCTGTTTGCAGGTGAGAATCCGTAA
- the mbhE gene encoding hydrogen gas-evolving membrane-bound hydrogenase subunit E produces the protein MIEQWFLWGFDALLAAGLISLAYQIVAGRHMFRSVVLFIVFGLLMAIAWARLAAPDLALAEAAIGAGLTGALLLSAYRSLITDEQESSPPSAVPRWAALLAGCLAGGLVAGIGWVVVGLQSPQETAGRLALQNLADSGVDNPVTAVLLNFRSIDTLGEVVVLLVAFLAARVVAQDINHAGPGDWLRASHREPILVGPLISFIAPMALLVTGYLLWAGAHQPGGAFQAGAVLAALGVMLRLTGRLRPTTEPSLIERSALVGGVVLFSAIGLAGAGLASAVLEYPPGWDYGLILLIETALTISIALPLTLLFSGSGGFRREVR, from the coding sequence ATGATTGAGCAATGGTTCCTCTGGGGGTTCGATGCGTTGCTAGCCGCTGGGTTGATCAGCCTGGCCTACCAAATCGTGGCCGGTCGACACATGTTTCGCAGCGTAGTCTTGTTCATCGTCTTTGGCTTGCTCATGGCCATTGCTTGGGCGCGGTTAGCGGCCCCCGACTTGGCCTTGGCTGAGGCCGCTATCGGTGCTGGGCTAACCGGGGCGCTGCTGCTTTCGGCGTATCGCTCCCTGATTACTGACGAGCAGGAGTCGTCGCCGCCTTCAGCAGTCCCGCGTTGGGCAGCCTTGCTGGCGGGATGTTTAGCCGGGGGGCTAGTTGCTGGGATTGGCTGGGTCGTGGTCGGCCTACAGTCGCCACAAGAGACCGCCGGCCGCCTGGCCTTGCAAAACTTGGCCGACAGCGGAGTAGATAATCCGGTAACCGCTGTGCTGCTTAACTTTCGCAGCATTGATACCCTCGGTGAGGTTGTTGTGTTGCTGGTTGCCTTTCTCGCCGCCCGAGTAGTAGCCCAGGATATAAACCACGCCGGTCCTGGAGATTGGCTGCGCGCCAGTCATCGTGAACCAATCTTGGTTGGACCGTTGATCTCTTTTATCGCACCTATGGCTCTTTTGGTTACAGGCTACCTTCTTTGGGCTGGTGCTCATCAGCCTGGCGGGGCATTTCAGGCCGGTGCAGTCCTTGCCGCTTTAGGGGTGATGTTGCGCTTGACCGGACGGCTGCGTCCGACCACTGAGCCATCCCTTATTGAGCGCAGTGCCCTTGTCGGTGGGGTTGTGCTCTTTTCTGCCATTGGCCTGGCCGGCGCCGGGCTGGCCTCAGCAGTCCTTGAATACCCCCCGGGCTGGGATTATGGGCTGATTTTGTTGATCGAGACAGCACTTACCATCTCTATCGCCTTGCCGTTGACGCTGCTCTTTAGTGGGTCGGGCGGCTTTCGCCGGGAGGTTAGATGA
- a CDS encoding sodium:proton antiporter, whose product MTQAAFFALVAGVIAGIGIYGLITQRHLLRRVLAVNVLGHSIFLLLVALARRDQDYVDPLPHAMVLTGIVIAVSATAFALVLARRYHAETGLVYLPEDEGDKG is encoded by the coding sequence ATGACGCAGGCGGCCTTTTTTGCTCTAGTCGCAGGGGTAATAGCAGGTATCGGGATCTACGGGCTAATTACCCAGCGCCACCTGCTGCGCCGGGTTTTAGCGGTAAACGTGCTCGGCCACTCGATATTTCTGCTGCTCGTAGCGCTAGCCCGGCGTGATCAGGATTACGTCGACCCCCTGCCGCACGCCATGGTCCTTACCGGTATAGTGATTGCCGTCAGCGCGACAGCCTTCGCGCTAGTGCTCGCTAGGCGCTACCACGCCGAAACAGGGTTGGTTTATCTGCCCGAAGATGAGGGTGATAAGGGTTGA
- a CDS encoding phosphate signaling complex PhoU family protein translates to MFRGLLSVFAKETAVDRAFAELNEMLEKGAWMFERANDVLHNRISAEQASEQLYTRDQQINDLERSIRRKILRHLTVNPGYDVPVCLALITVARDAERIGDYCKNVFEISCHYSEGFHVPKYHDPLEQISAQTLEIFSIVADACQNNSQEGRALETKKQTRDIQDRCDQIITEIFEDETQIEFHEAVAYTLLARHYKRVAAHLFTVASVVYGELAELDLSENDY, encoded by the coding sequence ATGTTTCGTGGGCTTCTAAGCGTCTTCGCCAAAGAGACTGCGGTAGACCGAGCTTTTGCTGAACTAAACGAGATGCTTGAAAAGGGCGCGTGGATGTTTGAGCGTGCCAATGATGTGCTCCACAACCGCATCAGTGCCGAACAAGCGTCGGAACAACTCTACACCCGCGATCAGCAGATTAACGATCTGGAACGCTCTATCCGTCGCAAGATACTGCGACATTTGACAGTCAACCCCGGCTACGACGTGCCGGTCTGCCTAGCTTTGATCACCGTTGCACGGGACGCGGAGCGCATCGGCGACTATTGCAAAAACGTATTTGAGATATCATGTCACTACTCAGAGGGGTTTCACGTCCCCAAATACCACGATCCGTTAGAGCAAATAAGCGCCCAGACCCTGGAGATCTTCTCGATAGTCGCCGATGCCTGTCAGAACAATTCGCAGGAAGGGCGAGCCCTAGAGACCAAAAAGCAGACACGAGATATTCAGGATCGCTGTGATCAGATTATCACCGAGATCTTCGAGGATGAAACGCAAATCGAGTTCCATGAGGCGGTAGCCTACACCCTGCTCGCTCGCCACTATAAACGGGTTGCTGCGCATCTCTTTACCGTCGCCAGCGTAGTATATGGCGAGTTAGCTGAACTTGATTTGAGCGAGAATGATTACTGA
- a CDS encoding cation:proton antiporter, with translation MSWLDVLSAVLLISGGIFFLTGTVGMLRFSSCYSRLHALTKADNAGLGLIALGLMVQAESLWVALKILLVWALALLAATVSAHLIARFSLRVDRGTQRAPP, from the coding sequence ATGAGTTGGCTGGATGTGCTGAGTGCGGTTTTGCTGATATCGGGGGGGATTTTTTTTCTCACCGGCACAGTCGGCATGCTGCGTTTCAGCAGCTGTTATTCGCGCTTGCACGCCTTGACTAAAGCTGACAATGCCGGCCTAGGGCTTATTGCCCTAGGGCTTATGGTCCAAGCAGAGTCGCTATGGGTAGCACTGAAGATTTTGTTGGTATGGGCCTTGGCACTGCTTGCGGCTACGGTTTCGGCTCACCTGATCGCCCGCTTTTCACTGCGGGTTGATCGGGGGACGCAAAGGGCGCCGCCATGA